The following proteins are encoded in a genomic region of Anabas testudineus chromosome 13, fAnaTes1.2, whole genome shotgun sequence:
- the LOC113170124 gene encoding myelin protein zero-like protein 2 has translation MCVKWLCFFTVLSGLAASGVLQVSGMRIYTPADVQAVNGTDVRLKCTFQSSSPLNADNIVITWRFRPLVSGQEETVFFYQRKPYPPMDGIFRKHITWTGDVMGRDASITIRDVKFKFNGTYLCQVMNPPDVSGSVGEIRLRVVTTASFSELVLLALGIGGGIAVVVILLVIIMSCRRCKRRRQRQLEESEEAPPKDRKVPTVCHPLRAAHTYLSETSLKIDSSGDMVSEEEGLRSDDDDNDGDDSN, from the exons GCGTGCTGCAGGTCAGCGGGATGCGTATATATACACCTGCAGATGTGCAGGCCGTTAATGGGACAGATGTTCGTCTGAAGTGCACCTTCCAGAGTTCCTCTCCTCTTAACGCAGATAACATCGTCATCACGTGGCGCTTCAGACCCCTCGTATCAGGGCAGGAAGAGacg GTCTTCTTCTACCAGCGAAAACCTTATCCTCCGATGGATGGCATTTTCAGGAAGCACATAACGTGGACTGGTGATGTCATGGGTCGTGATGCCTCCATCACGATTCGAGATGTCAAGTTCAAGTTCAATGGCACTTACCTCTGCCAGGTCATGAATCCTCCGGATGTCTCTGGCTCTGTGGGTGAGATTCGACTCCGTGTCGTCACCACAG CCTCATTCTCTGAGCTTGTCCTTCTAGCACTGGGCATTGGGGGTGGTATTGCTGTTGTGGTCATCCTCCTCGTTATCATCATGTCCTGCAGGCGGTgtaagaggaggagacagagacagctagAAGAGAGCGAAGAGGCTCCCCCGAAAGATAGAAAAGTCCCAACTGTGTG CCACCCATTGAGGGCAGCACACACCTACCTATCAGAGACGTCCTTAAAGATTGACAGTTCTGGTGACATGGTCTCAGAGGAGGAGGGCCTGAGgtcagatgatgatgacaatg